CTCGACAGCCTGTAGTTATAGATACGCTCTTCCCTGGTCAGGGCCTTTGCACTGTATGGCTTCATTAGGTATGTTCTCAGAGAGAAAGCATCGTCGCCCACAATGAAGTATGGGACATCTTGGGTGTCATTGGGTAAGGGATCTGGATTTGGCCAACCCATAATGTCGCCGTTCTCGAGACCTTGCTTCAGCTCACTTTGGTTGTATATTTGAGCATCTGATGCGGAACCGTTTCCTGATACGTCAGCCCAAAGAACCTTGTAGTCAGAACTGACCAGGGCAACTAAAATGATACTGAAAAAGCCCTTGTAGTTGTAATATTTTGGGGAGCTTTGCATGCCACATGCTTGCCATCAATCGCGCCGATTGTGTGAGGAAAGTTCCACCTCTGCAACCAGTCATTGGCAATTTCACGCCATTCTTCATCGTTGGTAGGGCAAGTCATCTGTTCATCAAGGTACTCTTCTGATATGGCTGTACATACTTCTCTGACAACTTTGCTGATTGTGTTGTGAGGGACCCTCCAACCGTACTGCATGTCCCTGTATTTTGAACCAGAGGCAAGATGGCGTAGGGTTATGGCCACTTTGAGTCCAGGCTCTAAGTTCGCTCTGAAGTTGGTCTGTGTCTTGAGCAGTCGAGGAGTGAGCCGGTTCACCAGTTCGTCAAACATGTATGGGGGCATTCTCATAAAGTTCTGGAAGGCACGTGGATCTTCGTTACGCAGCTCCACCATCAATCTATCGTACATGCCCAGATCTAGTCTTCTGCCAATCCAAGGTCTCACCCAGACAGCTCTTTGATTTCTCCTTCGCTTTCTTTTCCGTATTTGGATCAAACGTTGAACTTGGAAGAGAAGATTGTTATGTTGTTGGATGGCTGCAACTATCAAATGTCCGTGATGATCCATGGCAAAATCCTATATTCTACACAACTGTTCTTAAAATGacggtcaaatttcattttctgttacatttatatagtAATCTGGGTTTATGATGAATGTTTGCTGTATACTCGCAAATTGTTCGCGAAACAGTCGTAATGCAAACGCACTATTCGTGACCAGTCTGTAAGCATtctttataaattattataGCTTGGTATAAAGTCGTATTAGGCACGCTATGCATTCGTTTCGCATTCTATCCCAGTCCGCTACTTATCCGCAATCCCATGTCCGTTGCGGATATCACAGGATAACTGCGAAAATTCAGCGCATACATTGAGTATGCATTGCGTATGCATTGCGCATATAAACCGGATGATTTCCGCTCCCAGGAGTTTTGGGCAGCCCAAAACTCCTGGGAACGGAAAAATGTGCCTTTGCGGATGATTACGGACATGTGCGGAAAATAACCGTCTTAAAACAGCATACTTTACGAATATTGCGGATGTTTAGCGTCTGTAATCAAATTTTATCCGCAATTTATGCGCAATCCATCCTAAATGTCACTGGGACCGGGCCTTTAGTGAATCAATTTTcgattgtttattttcttttaaccttTTCTTTGAAGAATTCTGAATAAAAGTATATAGCATATTTTATTTagagatttgattattttctgctCACGTCACAAATTTTTGTAGGTAACTAGGGCAGTACGCAGAATTTTCTTGGAGGGGATGGGACAAGGTAGTAAATAGCAATgttctgtttcataaaaaatgttttgatctAAATGATTCCAttaaataaatttatctttatcgTTGTCAATCGTAGTAATGGCATGGTTAACAATAatatttaatgcatggctgtcAACAGAACGATCTGTTGAGTAAGTCCAACGGCTAGCCTGTAAATCATACTTCTCTAATAACATAAAACCCAAGCGAAAATTTTAAGAACCCCAATTTCCTTAGCCCTAGGCTGCAGAGGAAATATGAAACATCTTGAGACATGTGATTTTGTGTTTGAAACTAAGATACAGTCGGCTAcatgatatattttatcaacCTTTACTGTTTATATTCACTCATGCGTGAAGTGCAACATCATATGACAAGATAAAATACTAATAAGATCTCTTTAAGTTGAACAATTAATAATATttgtaagaaagttatgataacaCATTAGTATTACCTTTTTTGGACGCTATATACATCACTGTACATTGTAGGGCTACATGGATGTTATTTCGATATGAAAAACAACATTTGCTTGACTGCTCTGCTCTATCGTGTATAGCCAAAATCAAGGTATTTTATGTTACAAGTGGTACCCCTAACTATACAATTCACTAACGCTCATTTTTCTATTCGTTTTGGTGCAATATTATACGATAGGACGGAAACCACATCAATTTagttttctaatttttttcagCTAAAAGAACAAACCttatataacatgtataaccAAGGAAAATGTTACGCTGTtatctttttaaataaattatagCAAACCGTTTTGATAACCCCCCAATAATGTATTAAGCATTGACCTTGTCATTTTGCAGGTCTGCAAAAAATAAGAACAGAGAATGACGTCGAGATGATATCTTAAGAACAATAGTCTGtatttgtttatcattatttatttttcatgtctgTGACAACATGACTAATTATGGCCTACCTGAACTTTatgcaatgataataattgtctTGAAGAGGTTTGTTTTCAAAGTAGGTACTCTTGTTGAACATTATCTTTACTGGGTTTTTCCAGTAACCGCTGAACAACAGGGTCAATATCCCCTCCACTTTTGAAAgtgcgagccccccccccctctagagAGAAATATTTTAATCATGACACCCCTTGAAAGGTGTTTTTTTTGACACCAGTCTTCCAACTACTGAAAAttgctcgctcgctcgcatTTCATATTCATGGTCAATCCAAACGTAATTCATTAATTTAGATCACAAAAAACACATCAcgatcaggggcggatccaggttttgaaataggggggggggccagcggcgagggagcgaagcgaccgagcggggggagggtgtgggaggggggatacccccctcccacggcaaggactttttcaaaaaaatcatgtccaaaagtcgtattttgagagcacctttagaagaaaaatgcacacttaaatcactgtaacttcatgaataaaagacacatactgactcatttaggagctggtttccagtcacacaccgtataagcggtcattcaaaacatacatttggcaaaggctcttcacttgcttgcatcgtgtgattgaaacgtcaaatttaaatgatacgaaactgagacttgtaatcgataagttccgaataatccattctgtttattgtcatttgtgtatttacattgtgtgtttcaaacgagaattgtttagtcgtatggcaacatgcataaaatttggttctttttttccccaaaatgcacagtaaattgttacaaactacagaaaaaacgacatcatcttctggtaatcaaccttttccctcgtattattttcaaatcatcttcaataatccagtcattctgcacaacctcaaagtaatataatgcttcttaaggggattctcatcatttttattgtttacgttcaaagtctctcatcgcgttgccatcttaacttatgaccagccaggatgaaattgtatttatatttattttaacataagataatcaatttttacgaagcacttgttaaaactataccacaaataaggtcaatgataaaatgctagaaaatacatgtaaggagctttgatatccagtccataattgtataagttataactatcagtggcagaaaatgtaaaataaaccgaGGCTCGTCTTCGGTATACAGAGTTCAGAAGGCATTTTGTaagcttttcatttatgaaattacaacttgtttagaccatgaattcatataggcttccaatttgatgttttttctacATGCTGAATCAATGTATACTAGCTTTCCAACCAACAAATTTGGTCAGATGGATTTGGGTTTACGCGCATATCATCGGCagcgatcgggggggggggacgggggtcGTGTAGTCCCTCAAATATTTCGGGTGAggtcgtcccccccccccctagatttttaaaactatttttttttcgattttgctggcaatttttttaaaaagatatattgtaatcagcaaacctatagattatcaaacattaaaaatggggtaagggggggggggggggttaatgtcacaatttctactttttaacaatacacaatgtgtcctcgggacgtttttccccagcacgaaagtatttttattctcccccccacccccccccccccccccgtcacataaaatcttcgctccttacgctgacatatagctgcctatacacagcaaacgcggagtggggtcgactggtgattgagaatatacaattttgctccttgataattcgttggaatgattgcttcggcgaaacttagttggggcgccctggataatatgcctctgaatctaccagaaagtgtaaaagttagtttacattaaatacaaatatgtctgacctatacatttcagtgaaaacgtacatgaccaaggcagaatgataatgctgcgcacatggcgcccgatatagggcttcatctttgagtgaagaataatctcggggatagacattatcattcgcatcgtcgacactttctctcgcgatctgttacttacaatttacatgtatttgccataaagacggacaaacgcatgttacaaaaaacacaaaatttcgggaaaaaatgatatccaatccaacatcttcacactggtcactgcactgcaactcccgattacaagtggtgcaactttccaaccaatcgacttgcgcgccctggaattccggaatttacatattgcaatacaatatgacagaggtgcatttgtgcgaacacaaaggccatgagcgtaagttaaaatatagttttgactagatctagcccttgaaattgactacattgtaccaatccagtaaatataaccatcaaaaaaaaaaaaaaaaaaatccggcgaaaataggggggcgcgcgcccggggcgcccccctctggatccgccactgacgATAGCTatcgaaaaaaatgtaataagcCTGAAGAGTCATCAGAAGAACATCCTGTGGCTGAAGAGGGCAATCCAGCCCACgagtggaaaataaataattagatCACCAAAAGCGGTACACTTTAAAAACTCTGGTATTGATTTATCACCAGCACGGAATCTATATTACGTCCACCCCAGAGAAGTGTtgaacaacaccagtttcgttttggtctaacaccagataggtgtttgtataacaccaattagtattaaaagatCATCGGTTTCATTCCaaattggtgttgtttcaatacttctctggtgtggatataTATAGATtacgggctggtgttaaatcaacaccgtaGTTTGTGCAGtacatgttttaattatactTCCGTACGCATAGGCCTTGATTGTGGGGTTGTCCCCGAAAACCATGAAATCGTATATAGGACGTACGAAAACGAAAATAACAGTAACGAAAAATTTAAAGATCAATAGCCGAGTCATCCCACCTCTCTCAAAATCGTCCCGCCGTCGCTGATCTACAGTAAAGATCAGTGGCGtgagtcacggcattggggggggggggggcaccagcaaaaatttagAGTCacttaagccccttttacaattgacgtacgaccatttGCGACCTTTTGGTCGTGCGACAGGCTGCAACAGGCAACAATCGCTGGTCATCTCATAAGATCGCACAGAGGCTTTCACagttgcaacagctgtcgtacaacaaaaaAACAAGTAAACCCCGTTGCACGAGTAAGTCGCATATGCTCTTATTGTGCTCGTGCGATCACATGCGAGTGTTGCACGAGGGATTGCGAGTggaacggtcgcatacatgcgaatgaaacggtagtgcaatgttgtaagccgttgcgatcggtcttgcaatagtcgcacccagtcgcaagacaggtctctgtacatgtaggtcgcttgcacatgtgcaagtgttgtacgacctccagtcAAGTAAATGCGACTacttagttgtgccacctctcgcaccaagtcgtacaacATTGAACAACACTCGCACGATGATCgctcgaccgatggtacgaccccGGGTACGGCCTGATGCGAATGAatcgatcgtatttgatcgcgttcggattttgaacatgttcaaagttcagatgtgaccagtcacgaccacctcgagttcgtgcgaccgtctacaacgactgcgagtgctcgcaagacaccaagagatcgatcgtgcaacaacaagaaaaaactgttgcaggcggtcgtaaactggtcggaagtcaattgtgaaaggggctgaacggtcgcatacgtgcgaatgcaacggtagtagaatgttgtaagccgtaatatcgatcggtcttgcaacagtcttatattatcgcacccagtcgcaagactggTCTCTGTAGGTCTCTAGCACATGTGAaagtgttgtacgacctccagtcgactaaatgcgactatacttagttgtgccacctctcgcaccaagtcgtacaacgttgaacaacactcacacgatgatcgcccgaccgatggtacgacctgatgcgagtgaatcaatcgtatttgatcgcgttcggattttgaacatgttcaaagttcagatgcgactagtcacgaccacctccgaccacctcgagttcgtgcgatcgtctacaacgactgcgagtgctcgcaagacaccaagggatcgatcgtgcaacaacaagaaaaaactgttgcaggcggtcgtaaatAGGTCGTATACAAAGGGGCTTTAgggagcgcgcaaagcgcgctcagttgccaggtatgcTGACCTGATAGAGacattttttgatattcaaacctaaaaagggacattataagcatttttttgtaatcatgaaacgTACCTGCATGCCTCGCGATgcgcgcgcgaagcgcgagctgattttttttttatatattgaccccaaaatggaatatattttaggaatccatagAGAGTGTACATATCTcagcatagtcatctaatgctagtatcatcctttgctgatttggttagaattacatctaaacacatttagcactttttgtagacatggtaatcatgattatcatacgcatctcactaatccaatactgcgagctcgaagcgcgagctgaaaatttaggaaattcagacttgaagaggggcattctaagggttgtttgcaggaattcactaagaccgtacgtatttcactaaccaaatgatgcgagcgcgaagcgcgagctgaaaatttttgatgttgagatcagaaaaattgacattttaaggaattattttaggaattcatgaagagcagacatctcacAAATCAGCTAATGCGAACATTAGCACggaaggaaatgttttatattacaccttaaatagggcaatcactttaagtattcatgaaaaagaagcaaatgtcactacatgaaataataataactcgaatGGCGAGGAAATGTATTTGATGTacagtatattgatttgaaaagggaggtttttagtacaacaggtatatatatctcgttaaacattctgtgcgagcaccaggaacaataaagacataataatataatataacatttataatgaacataatttcttctttccccactacgcttctcttcctttctccctctttttctccttttccccatttttttgccagccgattggaggggggggggcacgtgcccccatacCCCCCCCCGTAGTTCTAGGCCACTGGtaaagattacaaaaaaatcattttgcaaaCCGTATCTGTACTTTAAAATGAAACTCACGTCTCTAATGATCAAATTAAGGAACTACAAAGTTCTGT
This window of the Lytechinus variegatus isolate NC3 chromosome 14, Lvar_3.0, whole genome shotgun sequence genome carries:
- the LOC121427922 gene encoding uncharacterized protein LOC121427922, which encodes MYDRLMVELRNEDPRAFQNFMRMPPYMFDELVNRLTPRLLKTQTNFRANLEPGLKVAITLRHLASGSKYRDMQYGWRVPHNTISKVVREVCTAISEEYLDEQMTCPTNDEEWREIANDWLQRWNFPHTIGAIDGKHVACKAPQNITTTRAFSVSF